In a genomic window of Nitrospinota bacterium:
- a CDS encoding motility associated factor glycosyltransferase family protein has product MMSKKKYGDALLDNHIFEKNIQLLKFCSSQSGSLPETLSDKISVISTSSGQPTLKCESILLHSSYDPEKEAFKFSENLKPGSRVCLYGFGMGYHLNSILDKIGPDGYLLVIELNLDILKAALQCRDQTELFKDKRFHLIYGSDEKKVSLDISHEMGRITENHSDLLEVLFHTPSFKCIPDNFPSLTNALEVLLLERRFPAVFGNLEDKNYSLNQKVISDSPGINVLKNAHKSRPGILVSAGPSLDLVIPHLHRIKEDFIITCVDTAYPILAKSNIQPVYAFSLDPQLDSTAHFIDHPTGKTKLVFTPTSNHNVMKFFNGKQYIVYKEGHRLTQSNVSAMEEKGTTQAGGSVACLGLDMLIHFGCDPIFLVGQDCAFSGKRFYSSHSEFNLKLQSKISRIIPLKKLHQEKAQEKKLLHVKCNQSNSLITDQVMYSYLRTLEHIVKANPQTRVFNIHSHGTEIEQVPSLGSMNELKAFSSRL; this is encoded by the coding sequence ATGATGAGTAAGAAGAAATACGGAGACGCACTGTTGGACAATCATATCTTCGAAAAAAATATCCAGTTATTGAAGTTCTGCTCTTCCCAATCGGGAAGCCTTCCCGAAACCCTGTCTGATAAAATTTCAGTCATTTCAACATCTTCTGGTCAACCTACCCTTAAATGCGAAAGCATTCTTTTACATAGTAGTTATGACCCGGAAAAGGAGGCCTTTAAATTTTCCGAAAACCTGAAACCCGGATCCCGCGTTTGCCTGTATGGCTTTGGGATGGGATATCACCTGAATTCCATTCTGGATAAAATAGGCCCAGATGGCTATCTATTAGTTATTGAGCTTAATCTCGATATTCTTAAAGCGGCCCTGCAATGCAGAGATCAAACAGAATTATTTAAAGACAAACGATTTCATTTAATATACGGGTCTGATGAGAAAAAAGTTTCATTGGATATTTCCCATGAAATGGGTCGTATCACTGAGAACCATTCGGACTTACTGGAGGTTTTGTTTCACACACCTTCTTTTAAATGCATACCGGATAACTTTCCTTCCCTAACCAATGCATTGGAAGTCTTATTGCTTGAGCGAAGGTTTCCCGCTGTGTTCGGAAACCTCGAAGATAAAAATTATTCATTAAATCAAAAAGTAATATCAGATTCTCCCGGAATTAATGTTTTAAAAAATGCACACAAAAGCAGACCGGGCATTTTGGTTAGTGCCGGACCATCTCTTGACCTTGTGATCCCTCACCTCCACCGCATCAAAGAAGATTTTATAATTACCTGTGTTGATACCGCATATCCAATTCTTGCAAAAAGTAATATTCAACCTGTCTACGCTTTTTCCCTGGACCCCCAACTGGACAGCACAGCACATTTTATTGATCATCCCACAGGAAAGACCAAGTTGGTATTCACACCAACTTCCAACCATAATGTGATGAAATTTTTTAACGGCAAACAATACATTGTTTATAAAGAGGGGCACAGACTTACTCAAAGTAACGTATCAGCCATGGAAGAAAAGGGAACAACGCAGGCAGGAGGCTCAGTAGCTTGTCTCGGACTTGATATGTTAATACATTTTGGCTGTGATCCGATTTTTCTGGTCGGTCAGGATTGTGCCTTTTCCGGAAAGCGTTTTTACTCCAGCCACTCCGAATTCAACCTTAAACTTCAAAGCAAAATCTCAAGAATTATTCCACTCAAAAAACTGCATCAGGAAAAAGCACAGGAGAAAAAGCTGCTGCATGTAAAATGCAACCAGAGTAATTCTCTGATTACAGATCAGGTCATGTATAGTTATTTGCGTACTTTGGAGCACATCGTCAAAGCAAACCCCCAAACACGTGTCTTTAACATTCATTCACATGGCACTGAAATTGAACAAGTCCCCTCCCTGGGGTCGATGAACGAATTAAAAGCCTTTTCTTCCAGGCTGTGA
- a CDS encoding tetratricopeptide repeat protein, producing MTKYLPHLGITAFIIFLATDYFVPIQSKVKTSTDVAKKMDEGSHEEGSHQEGSKGENLSQEEKLRRMAIFHYNEGNKFSKEGNYKEAVIRYEKALHHNKIFKEAFINLSTAYMKIQLFDKAIETIQAGQNQFPKEPLFDYNLACYYSLRKEVGQSLSALKKAVGKGFKQFHQIENDSDLGNLRQSNEYKKWKKQELTTT from the coding sequence ATGACAAAATATCTACCTCACCTGGGAATCACCGCATTCATCATTTTTCTCGCTACAGATTATTTTGTCCCAATTCAAAGCAAGGTAAAAACCTCAACCGATGTAGCAAAAAAAATGGACGAGGGCAGTCACGAAGAGGGCAGCCATCAAGAAGGAAGCAAAGGGGAAAACCTTTCCCAGGAAGAAAAACTACGACGCATGGCTATTTTTCATTACAACGAAGGAAACAAATTTTCAAAGGAAGGAAATTATAAAGAAGCTGTCATCCGTTATGAAAAGGCCCTTCACCATAACAAGATATTTAAGGAAGCTTTCATAAACCTAAGCACTGCATATATGAAAATCCAGCTGTTCGATAAAGCAATCGAAACGATTCAGGCTGGACAAAACCAATTCCCCAAGGAACCCTTGTTCGACTATAACCTGGCTTGTTATTATTCTTTAAGAAAAGAAGTGGGACAGAGCCTTTCTGCTCTCAAAAAAGCTGTGGGAAAAGGTTTCAAACAGTTCCATCAAATAGAAAACGACTCTGACCTCGGCAATCTGAGGCAATCAAACGAGTATAAGAAATGGAAGAAACAGGAGCTGACAACAACCTGA
- a CDS encoding inositol-3-phosphate synthase: MAKEIAPSKGKLGVLLPGMGAVSSTLIAGVFLVNSGHAKPIGSVTQMSRIRLGKRDNPRYPLIKDFVPLADLEDIEFGGWDIYDDNCYQAALACGVIEKQELDLVKEQLEAIKPWAAVFDPTFVKNLTGTNIKSAPNKMELAKLLMQDIETFKKEKSLERLVMCWCGSTEAYQDCMDHEAFQTLESFESALENDLDLIPPSMIYAYAALKMGVPFANGSPNLTVDVPALIELSIKNKTPIGGKDFKTGQTLMKTIVAPGLKSRMLGLDGWFSSNILGNRDGEVLDDPDSFRSKEVSKGSVLESILQDDLYPDLYGDYYHKIRIEYYPPRGDAKEGWDNIDIQGWLGQKMQLKINFLCRDSILAAPVVLDLVLFLDLAQRAGMRGVQEWLSFYFKSPQCRPDLKPVNSLFDQDEKLRNTLRIIMGEKVIDHSGLDYYENKG, translated from the coding sequence ATGGCGAAAGAAATCGCGCCTTCAAAAGGCAAGCTGGGTGTTTTGTTGCCAGGAATGGGAGCGGTTAGTTCGACTCTTATAGCGGGAGTCTTCCTGGTAAATTCGGGGCATGCTAAACCCATTGGATCGGTAACACAAATGTCGCGAATACGTTTGGGTAAAAGGGATAACCCACGGTATCCCTTGATTAAGGATTTTGTCCCTCTTGCAGACCTGGAAGATATTGAATTTGGGGGATGGGATATTTATGACGATAACTGCTATCAGGCGGCCCTGGCTTGTGGGGTGATTGAAAAGCAGGAACTTGATCTGGTAAAGGAACAGCTTGAGGCTATCAAACCTTGGGCTGCTGTGTTTGACCCCACTTTTGTGAAAAACCTGACCGGAACAAATATAAAGAGTGCTCCTAATAAAATGGAGCTGGCCAAACTTTTGATGCAGGATATTGAAACCTTTAAAAAGGAAAAAAGTTTGGAGCGACTGGTGATGTGCTGGTGTGGTTCGACAGAAGCTTATCAGGACTGTATGGATCATGAAGCGTTTCAAACTTTGGAATCGTTTGAGTCGGCATTGGAAAATGATCTTGATTTGATTCCGCCTTCAATGATTTATGCTTATGCGGCTCTGAAAATGGGAGTTCCCTTTGCCAACGGTTCTCCAAACCTCACTGTAGATGTTCCGGCACTGATCGAATTATCGATCAAAAACAAAACGCCTATAGGAGGCAAAGATTTTAAAACAGGCCAAACTTTGATGAAGACAATAGTAGCTCCAGGTCTCAAATCCAGGATGCTGGGGCTTGATGGATGGTTTTCCAGTAACATACTAGGTAACCGCGACGGGGAAGTGCTCGATGACCCTGATTCATTCAGGTCTAAAGAGGTGAGTAAAGGATCGGTTCTGGAAAGTATCTTGCAGGATGATCTTTATCCGGACCTTTATGGTGATTACTACCATAAAATTCGTATTGAATACTATCCGCCAAGAGGGGATGCCAAGGAAGGATGGGATAATATAGATATCCAGGGTTGGTTGGGGCAAAAAATGCAATTGAAAATTAATTTTCTCTGTCGCGATTCAATTTTAGCTGCCCCTGTAGTTCTCGATCTGGTCTTGTTTCTGGATCTGGCCCAAAGGGCTGGAATGAGAGGCGTCCAGGAATGGCTTTCGTTTTATTTTAAATCTCCTCAGTGCAGGCCGGACCTCAAACCGGTAAACTCGCTATTCGACCAGGATGAGAAACTAAGAAATACTTTGCGAATCATCATGGGTGAGAAGGTGATTGACCACTCAGGTTTAGATTATTACGAAAACAAGGGTTGA